The sequence AACGCGTAAAATTCGCAATTTAAGCTGTTTTCTGGATCTAGCTAACACGGCACCAAGCATACGCGGCTGATTCCTGGAAGAAACGTTCTTCACGTCAGATCCGTggctattatttttttttaattatagaaGAAAACTAAAATTATGTGGCAAAAGAGGGCTGAAAAATAAAGCATTTTGTTGATGAGGCACCCTCATAAATATAATaggaagtgaaaaaaaaaatgttttaatttgtcTCGCCACGGATCTGATTCTGACTATGCAAACCACGGATCTGCTGAGGTAAGGTCGCGGAAAAAGCGCGTAAAATTCGCAATTTACGCGGTTTTCTGGATCTAGCTAACACGGCATAAGCAAGATTCATATTCACAAAGTGACGAAGAAAACGACGAAGATGTTTTAGACCTAAGTCTAAAAACACATGGCGTCCTTTGCTGCCTGGTCTAAACCAGGCAGCAAAGGACGCCATGTGTTTTTCCGGAAGTGGTTTGGACGTCTGTCAAAGTTGCATACCATGTGCATGTAAACTTTTATCACAGTATAACATGCATATCAGCACATACACCACCTTATATGTTGCATTTGTAATTGTTGTAATTCTCACAATTTCATTCACGCAAGTGACTTGTGAGAGACGATTTTCAGCATTAAAGCGCATATAAAACGAGACTTCGTTCTCTACTGGGGCAAGAACTGTTAGATTcgttaattatattaaatacaGAATCGGATCTAATCAAGGATGACGAAAACAGCAGCTTTTACGATCGAGGCATTAACTGCTTACCTGAAAGTTCTCCTCTTTTAAAAACAATGTTGATTGCCTAGCTTTATAcagtgagtcacgttaaagtgcacatatgaaaaaaTAGGTGAAacaagacctatttttatcgataaaaaagaggtcaaaatatttttttaattttttttttaattttttttcttccaattacttcttgtaaagaaaacgtaaatacttttaaactaagaggtatatccagataaaataaaaacagtaataatgctaaataacaggcgatactaaaacatacataaaatactcaaaaaatggcaacaaataataaataaatgataaattttgagaaaaatctgcattttaattcgtgtttttttggttatttgataaatttctccaaataatgcccccataacaggtagtttttattactttgtgttattctttattgtattacctttgtaaaaccaaaactcgcatgtctctatctctatcacaacgtttgcaatgattgtttgaactaagcctctccgggcgcgccattcaatgCTTCGTTATTAACAACGAAATTGAaagtggctctagatttgtaattttgataaagacaagttacatttcaaataaaaacaaaagatttcgaagtaaaataagcattttagttaaaattaaaattgtctctacctgtagcgaagaataatgtggtggcaggcctttgttcaaacgatcatagcaaatgttgtgatagggatagagtcatgggatttttagttttacaagaGTAATACGATAgacaataatacaaagtaataaaaaccacctgttataggggcattttttggaaaaaaatatcaaataaccaaaaaacacgaatttaaaagcagattttttttctaaaagtataatttttttattatttgttggcattttatgggtattttatgtatttttttagtattgcctgttatttagcattattactgtttttattttatcaggttgtacctcttagtttaaaagttattacgttttctttacaagaagtaattggaagaaaaaaaatctataatttaaaaaaaaaatctcaaaaacatttttgacctcgtttttgttgataaaaataggtctagtttcacctattttcataagtacattttatcgtgactcacactgtattatatttagttttaaaattgaCCAATGACTCCCACATGTGAAATATAGGCGAAATGTGAAACActttggatgtctggatttgtgttactctttcacgcaaaaacaactgaacgggttttgttgaaactttgcagtattattgtttctaacccagattaacatataggctataatttatgccgatctgtgacactaaaattcacgcgggtgaagccgcgggaaaaagctagttctgtcataaaaacataaaatgttTCAGGAAGAAAAATGGGCTCCACtgaataaataaagtaatagtTATATGAAGCATCCTAGAAAGTCTTATGTGAAACCTTAAAAACaggatattaaaaaaacatgataTTCACTTAATGGTTCTTTATTGAAGTAAGATTATAGGAGGAATAATTGGAATTTACAATTATTAGGATTGGATATCTGTTCCTAATCTATGTATACCTAATTAATCATAAAACATGACAGCGAGACTAATTTATTTCGAGCTTTTCTTCTTTTCGTTGCTTTGCTGCTTTCTTCTTCATTTTCTGGAGACGTTTATCAGCTGATATTATATTGATGTTAGGGGTAACAACTTTAGATGGGGACGAAGAAGAGGAACTGCTCGATGAAATCTTAACCGGTGTGGTTGATCCGGATATGCGAGTAGGGGACTTGGCCTCAGATGTAACCTTGCTTGGATATCCAGCAGAAAACCCCTGAGACGAAAGACACGATGCACATTGCCAATCAGTGCCCATATCGTTGTCACTTTATTACCGGCTTGTGGCAgtcctgaaaataaaatatattaatttaactGTAAACAAACATTGAGCATTGTACTCATTTATGTTACTAATAATTAGTTAGATAAATACTGATGATACAGAGCATGGCAGGCATCACACTCAACTAAGCGGTTGCCAGCCTGAACAGCTATTTGCCTGCACACTGCACAGGTCAAATCTTCTTCTAAAAGGTCGAAGGCCAGCTCGCCATCCATCACAGACCCGTCATCATTCTCTCGCTCAGGGATCTGTATTTGCTGAGGGCTTTGCTGTGGAATGGGAACTGTCTTACTACTAGAAGCTTTATCACTTTTATGCTTCGATCTAGGAGATCCCATCTTCTCATCAGCCAAATATTTCTTCGGCAAAACATTGCCCAAGGTCTTAGAATTGCCGTAAGTCTGCCTAATAATATCATCGAGAGTTAACCTTAACTGCTCGGTTGAATCAGGAGCACTGGAatgcaaatattttagacacAATTTTATAGACGGATCGAAGTCGATAGAAGACATTGTGATAtaaaaaactagctgacccggcgaactttgttccgccttaatggcaataaataagcagactttttttttaatttcgaacgggataaaaagtatcctatgtccttctcctggctctaaactacctccctgacaattttcagctaaatcggttcagccgttcttgagttataagtggtgtaactaacacgactttcttttatacagtgtgagtcacgttaaagtgtacatatgaaaatagatgaaactagacctatttttatcgacaaaaaagaggtcaaaatttttttgagattttttttaaattttttatagaattttttttcttccaattacttattgtaaataaaacgtaataacttttaaactaagaggtatatcctgataaaataaaaacactaataatgctaaataacagacaatactaaaaaaatacataaaatactcagaaaatgccaacaaataataaaaaatgatactttttgaaaaaaatctgcttaaaaagtcgtgtttttttggttatttgataaatttctccaaaaaatgcccatataaaaggtggtttttattactttgaattattATCTATcgttttacctttgtaaaaccaaaaatcgcatgtctctatccctatcacaacatttgctatgatcgtttgaactaagcctctccgggcgcgccattcaacgcttcgttaacaacgaaactgaaaatggctccagatttgtaattttgataaagacaagttagatttcaaataaaaacaaaatatttcgaagtaaaataagcattttagttaaaattaaaattgtcccgacctgtagcggagaatgttgtggtaggcctttgttcaaactatcatagcaaatgttgtgatagggatagaaacatgcgatttttggttttacaaagataatacgatagagaataataaaaagtaataaaaaccacctgttaaaggggcattttttggagaaatttatcaaataaccaaaaaaacacgaatttaaaagctgttttttttcaaaaagtatcattttttattatttattggcattttttgtgtattttatgtatttttttagtatcgcctgttatttagcattattactgtttttattttatcaggatataccgctcagtttaaaatttattacgttttctttacaataagtaattggaagaaaaaaaaatcaataaaaaatttaaaataaatctcaaaaattttttgacctcttttttgtcgataaaaataggtctagtttcatctattttcatatgtacactttaacgtgactcacactgtatacctacagggtggaattttgtaatgccacctggagggaaagtactcttaatactgtagatagaaaattttactgaaagaaaacattcctttattttttaaaagaaagagaattgcattcaaatattttcgaaaatttttcgaatatTACCTACCAAACCATACAATTTCCTGTACataggtaattaaaataatttaagatttcatggttttcctttcatttaatttatcaagtttgttagagagattttatccttatacttaaccctaacgatcgatgcaataaaaatacagggtgtaatttttaccagattttagttggttcgaattCCGGGTCTGGCAagtaattttttggaaatctttgaatgcagttctatttcttttcaaaaataaaggaatgttttctttgagaaaaaatgtctatctacaatattaagagtactttccctccaggtggcattacaaaattccaccctgtatacatatacTTAGATATAGATTAGCGAAAGATAATTTTTCGTAATTTCAGTTCGAGTTTTAGTTTTCGCTTCGCCTCTAATCGATTGTGCCGGCTGTtgaattaaatttgtttatCTTATAATTTTAGCAATCATGTGTAAAGTGATTCTAGGCTTCTTATTATtaagcataataatatgttttcattTTAACCAGTACAATAATCGTGTCGGGCCAGATCCGTGGGATTTGATTCAAGACGAAACATCAACAGACACTCATGATGGAAAGATTCCTCCAGACCTTCGATTACCACCAAAAAGGAAAATACAAACCAATGGAAACATGGCAAACGGAGAGTGGTTTTTCAAGAGAACTCTTGCAATCATTTTGAATGCTGGACAAACAAAGGTAtagcagtacctacctacattttacgTATTTCCTTTGTTCGCATTTTGCTTGTATTTTACTGCAAAACCCTTTTTCACAGTTTTCTGTGAAATTATGTTGATTAGACTATCATTTCATCATTATGTGTAGCTTTTGATAGTAGATTTGCTCATGTGAAAATGTTGCTACATGTATAAAAAACCCTGAAAAATCttcttaacattattttataaattacagtTAAACGAAGATGGCAGTACCGATATATCCCTGCTGTTAAAATTCGACCAGGATCATTGGCAAACCCTGAAGGACTACACAACATCAAACACTGCACTGACTGAAGATATGTTTCGCCGTGCAGTTGCCTATGTAGAAGAAGCTGTTTACAAACCTTCTCTTGCACAGAAAGTTGCTATAGCATGGAGTGAATATATTCAGTCGTTATTCATAGAATACAaggtaaaattaataactttacaTTAATTACTGTAGTACAGGTGTGGTCGATCGCGACTATtggtccagtcgatcgtggcaaggcaaaaaatactacatgattgtgtaggtactaaactatgctgtttcatttaagatttcaagaagtatgtaagtggtagatcacccagggtttcgttagtaaacagtagaacttatgtctaatcaagttggccacccctgctgtAGTAAAACCTAAATTGTGCCATCTCTTTTAtttcttgtcttgtgtggtGTAGTGTGTAATATCTACCTCTATTTTTTCAGACTTATATCACACTATGTTGTGGAGGTTTAGCAGCATTTGGTGTGTTGTTTTGGCTGTGGATGCACATGTCTCATAAACATGTTATCATACTAGTCATTGCTGCATTGTATCTTTATGAAGTAGTCATATCATataaggtatttatattagtaaagATTACTTtgacaaaacaaaaactttctaatcaaaacaacaaaaataatcaaatctttatGAATTTTACAACATTAATCCCAAAAATGCTAAATTCATACATTAAACAATAAATCTCATGTAATAGACAGAGTCTGTTGTAGACCCTGTCTATTACTTGAGATGTTTACATGTCTCATATTATTGTTTGGtttttacatgtctcataaaaGGCTTTAAATGTTCTTATTTCAGGAAGCAGAGAAACAAGAATTGGACAGATTTCTATCAGCTGGAAATAAATGCAGCTGGCATTTTTGGAATTCATGTGAAGTCCCTCCACCTGATCCTATAATATTCATGAAGCACATGAATCCACTAAAAATTGGCATTAGAATGTTCAGCACATTTCTGTCTGAACCTATGTTGGTGCTGAGTAGTACAGTCAACACAATGATAAATGAAATCACAGGTACAGTTATGATACTTAATTATTTCTGAagctatatttattttatttatcaataaccccacacctacctacctacctagataCCCACCAaggaataaaaaatacatttatgtacTATTTTTGGCAGGTGCCTCTTGTAGACttcatttatat is a genomic window of Ostrinia nubilalis chromosome 28, ilOstNubi1.1, whole genome shotgun sequence containing:
- the LOC135085114 gene encoding uncharacterized protein LOC135085114 encodes the protein MCKVILGFLLLSIIICFHFNQYNNRVGPDPWDLIQDETSTDTHDGKIPPDLRLPPKRKIQTNGNMANGEWFFKRTLAIILNAGQTKLNEDGSTDISLLLKFDQDHWQTLKDYTTSNTALTEDMFRRAVAYVEEAVYKPSLAQKVAIAWSEYIQSLFIEYKTYITLCCGGLAAFGVLFWLWMHMSHKHVIILVIAALYLYEVVISYKEAEKQELDRFLSAGNKCSWHFWNSCEVPPPDPIIFMKHMNPLKIGIRMFSTFLSEPMLVLSSTVNTMINEITGGLWFPLDVILHCILIISINIMLIVLLVMIIVIILNIPFSLNLFGLMSIEVRQRQHTQRILDVCSRALDTSRNVPQIATTTSFSPTSTIKRSASTGRLPSSSV